In the Bacillus sp. HSf4 genome, AAAAACAAGGAGGCATGACCGAATGTCTGAATACAGGGAAATTATTACAAAAGCGGTGGTCGCGAAAGGCCGGAAATTCACGCAGTGCACCCACACCATCTCCCCTTCGCAAAAGCCAACCAGTATTTTAGGCGGTTGGATTATCAATCATAAGTATGACGCCGAAAAAATCGGCAAAACGGTTGAAATTGAAGGGACATATGACATCAATGTATGGTATTCCTATGCCGACAACACAAAAACCGAAGTTGTGACTGAACGCGTTTCCTATGTTGATGTCATCAAGCTCCGCTACCGCGACAAAAACTATTTGGATGATGAGCACGAAGTCATCGCGAAAGTGCTTCAGCAGCCGAACTGCCTCGAAGTCACCATTTCGCCAAACGGAAACAAAGTGGTGGTTCAGGCGGAAAGGGAATTTTTATCAGAGGTAGTCGGCGAGACGAAAGTCGTCGTCGAGGTCAATTCCGATTGGACGGAAAGCGATGATGAAGCGTGGGAAGAAGAGCTTGACGAAGAGCTGGAAGATATTAATCCGGAATTTTTGGTCGGAGATCCTGAAGAATAAAAAGGAAGCTAGGGAAGCATCGCCCTAGTTTCTTTTTTTTCACCGGTAATCTTTGTGGTATAATGAGTAGTGGATCATAGAAACGTTAATACATAGTGAGGGATTATAATATGGCAGGCTACACGCCAATGTTACAGCAATATTTAAAGATTAAGGCAGAATACCAGGATGCCTTTTTATTTTTTCGTTTAGGAGACTTTTATGAGATGTTTTTCGAAGATGCCAAAAAAGCATCTCAGGAACTGGAAATCACGTTAACGAGCAGAGACGGGGGCTCGAGCGAACGCATCCCGATGTGCGGTGTTCCCTACCATTCGTGTTCTTCCTATATCGAGCAGCTGATCAAAAAAGGCTATAAAGTGGCGATCTGTGAACAAGTGGAAGATCCCAAATCAGCTAAAGGTGTCGTCAAAAGGGAAGTCGTTCAGCTGATCACGCCCGGCACTGTCATGGACGGAAAGGGCATTCATGAAAATGAAAACAACTTTATCGCCTCTGTCAGCGACTTTCAGCATACATATGGCCTCGCTTTTTCAGACTTGACGACAGGAGAAAACTTAGTGACGGCGATCGAGCGGTTTGATGATGTCGTTTCAGAAATCTACTCCGTCGGCGCGCGTGAAATCGTCGTCAGCCGCAATCTCAGCGAGAAGGAAATCACGATTTTAAAAGAGCGCTGCGGCGCCACGATTTCCTTCGAAGACGAACTGGCTGGAGAGATGCCGGACATTGTGAAAGATCTGCCGTCCCAGGAGCTTGCCGGCACGTTTTTAAGGCTCTACACCTATTTACAACGAACCCAGAAAAGAAGCCTTGACCATCTCCAGCCTGTACAGTCTTATGAATTGGAAGAAGCGATGAAAATCGATCTGTACTCCAAGCGCAACCTTGAACTGACAGAAACGATCCGTTCAAAACATAAAAAAGGATCGCTTCTCTGGCTCTTGGATGAAACGAAAACGGCCATGGGCGGACGCCTCTTAAAACAATGGATTGACAGACCGCTGATCAGGAAGGGGCAGATCATAGAGCGACAGGAAATCGTGGAAACGCTCATGAACCATTTATTTGAACGGGAGGATTTGCGCGAGCGCCTCAAGGAAGTGTACGACCTGGAGCGGCTTGCCGGCCGCGTCGCCTACGGAAATGTCAACGCAAGGGACTTGATCCAGCTGAAGGAATCGCTGAAACAAGTGCCGGCGATTAAAGAGCTTGTCGCTTCCCTTCAGCATCCAAAAGCAAAAGAGCGTGCTGAACGAATCGACCCGTGCGGCGATTTGCTCGAGCTTCTGGAAGATGCACTCTATGAAAATCCCCCTCTTTCGTTAAAGGAAGGGAATTTAATCAAAGACGGGTACAACGCGAAACTGGATGAATACAGGGATGCGAGCAAGAACGGCAAAGACTGGATTGCAAGGCTTGAGCAGCAGGAGCGGGAATACACGGGCATCCGCTCTTTAAAAGTCGGCTTCAACAAAGTGTTCGGCTATTATATTGAAGTGACGAAAGCAAACATCCATCTGCTTGAAGAAGGCCGCTATGAACGTAAGCAGACATTAACCAATGCGGAACGCTATATCACGCCGGAGCTGAAAGAAAAAGAAGCGTTGATTCTAGAAGCGGAAAACAATATATCAGAGCTTGAATACGAGCTGTTTTCCGAGCTCCGCGATCAGGTAAAAGCTTATATTCCCCGCCTTCAGCAGCTGGCGAAAATGATGAGTGAGCTTGATGTGTTGCAATGCTTTGCGACAATCAGCGAAAACCGCCATTACATTAAGCCTGAGTTTTCAAAAGACACCGTTGAGGTTGAAGACGGACGCCATCCGGTCGTCGAAAAAGTGATGGACAGCCAGTCTTATGTACCGAACAGCTGTGAAATGGGCAGCGGCAGACAAATGCTGTTGATTACAGGGCCGAATATGTCTGGTAAAAGCACCTATATGAGACAGATGGCGCTGATTTCGATTCTGGCGCAAATCGGCTGCTTCGTTCCGGCCAAAAAAGCGGTACTGCCGATCTTTGATCAAATTTTCACGAGAATCGGCGCCGCGGATGATTTGATCTCCGGCCAAAGCACCTTCATGGTGGAAATGCTTGAAGCGAAAAACGCGATCGTCCACGCTACGAAAAACAGCCTGATTCTCTTTGATGAGATCGGCCGCGGCACATCCACATATGACGGAATGGCGCTTGCTCAGGCGATCATCGAATACGTTCATGACCATATCGGCGCAAAAACGCTGTTTTCCACCCACTATCATGAGCTGACAGCGCTTGAGGACAAGCTCAGCGACTTGAAAAACGTCCATGTCCGCGCTGAAGAATACGAGGGGAAAGTCGTGTTCCTTCATCAGATAAAAGAAGGGGCGGCAGACAAAAGCTACGGGATTCATGTCGCCCAGCTTGCCGAGCTTCCGGATGATTTAATCAGCCGGGCCAAAACGATTTTACAAGAGCTTGAAGCAGGCTCCACAGAACCGGCTGTTTCAACCGTTCCCGAGGCTGTGAAAGAGCCGGCCGCTCAGATTCAGACGACACCGGCCGAAGAGCCCGCCCAGCTGTCTTTCTTTGAAACGGAAAAGCCAAAGGACAAACAGGCGAAGCTCTCCAAGAAGGAACAGGGCGTGTTAGAGGAATTGAAAGCCATCAACCTGTTGGATATGACGCCTTTGGAAGTCATGAACGAACTGTACCTGCTGCAAAAAAAATTAAAATAAGAGAGGTGACCAAACTTGGCAAAAATCGTCCAGCTCCCCGATGATTTATCAAACAAGATCGCGGCGGGCGAAGTAGTGGAAAGACCGGCGTCGGTCGTAAAAGAGCTTGTCGAAAATGCGATCGATGCAAACAGCTCAGTCATTGAAGTCGATGTTGAAGAGGCCGGACTTTCTTCCATTAAAGTGCTTGACGATGGCGAAGGGATGGATGCCGAAGACTGTAAAACGGCTTTTCTGCGCCATGCGACAAGCAAAATCAAAGACGAAAACGACCTGTTCCGCGTCAGGACGCTCGGCTTTCGCGGAGAAGCTTTGCCAAGTATCGCGTCCGTCTCACATTTAACGATCAAAACGAGCACGGGCGAGGAAGCGGGAACCCAGCTGACGCTTCAAGGAGGAAGAATCATTTCCGAGCAGAAATCGTCGAGCCGGAGAGGAACGGAAATTACGGTTTCAAATTTGTTTTTCAATACGCCGGCAAGGCTGAAATATATGAAGACGATTCATACCGAGCTCGGCAATATTACCGATGTTGTCAACAGAATCGCCCTCGCGCATCCGGAAGTCTCGATCAGGCTGCGCCATCAAGGGAAAACCTTGTTGCAAACAAACGGAAATGGGGATGTCCGCCATGTGCTGGCGGCGATTTACGGAACGGCGGTTGCGAGAAAAATGCTTCCGCTTCACGCCAGTTCCCTTGACTTTGAAGTGAAGGGCTATATCGCCCTCCCGGAAGTGACCAGGGCATCGCGAAATTACATGTCATCTGTCGTCAACGGCAGATACATTAAAAATTTCCCCCTTGTCAAAGCCATTCATGAGGGCTACCATACGCTGCTTCCGATCGGCCGGCATCCGATCACATTTCTGGAAATCAACATGGATCCGCTGCTCGTCGATGTGAATGTGCATCCGTCCAAACTTGAGGTGAGACTGAGCAAAGAGACCGAGCTCCACGAGCTGATCCGCGATGCGATCAAAGACGTCTTCAAACAGCAGCAGCTCATCCCAAGCGCGGAAATTCCGAAAAAAACAGCGCCACCGCCCGTAAAGCCGGAGCAGCAAATCTTGAATTTCGACAGTCCGCCTGAGCCGAAGGCCGTGCCTGAAACAGCACCGGCAGCCTCGCCATCTTTTTCAGCGATGAAATTAAGTTCGCTCGTAAAGGAAGCGCCTCTGCCGCCTGAGGAAGAGGACAGCTTCCCGCAGCAGGAAACGCCTCCCGAACCGCCGGTTGTGGAAGACTTGCCGGATGAGTCATTTGAAGCGCCTCCGGAACACATACCAGAGCGGAAAGAAGAGACGCCGGCGCCAAAAGAAAGGGTGCCGATCATGTATCCGATCGGCCAGATGCACGGCACCTACATTCTCGCCCAAAATGAGAACGGGCTGTATATCATTGATCAGCACGCCGCACAGGAGCGGATTAAATATGAGTACTTCCGCGAAAAAGTCGGTGAAATCGAACCGGAAGTGCAGGACATGCTTGTTCCGCTGACCTTCCATTATTCAAGAAATGAAGCGATGATCATTGACGATCACTTGGAAGACTTGGCCAAAGTCGGCGTTTTTCTCGAGTCGTTCGGTGCAGGCAGCTATATCGTCCGGAGCCATCCGACATGGTTTCCAAAAGGCGAGGAAGCGATGATCATCGAAGACATCATCCAGCAGGTCCTTGACGACCGAAACATCGACATCAAAAAACTGCGCGAAGAAGCCGCGATCATGATGAGCTGCAAGGGATCGATCAAAGCCAACCACCACCTGCGCGACGACGAAATCACCGCTTTGCTCGACGAACTGCGCCGGACCGAAGATCCATTCACATGCCCGCACGGCCGCCCGATTATCATTCATTATTCGACGTATGAGATGGAGAAGATGTTTAAGCGGGTGATGTAGGGAATAAGTTTCGAGTATTACGTTATTAAGTGTGAGGCACTGTGTGTCTCACCTTTTTTTATTTATGTCATGAATTATTGTTGAAATAACGTTTTACAAGAGTTTTTAATCAACGGGGAAGGCCGGGGTCTTGTTAGCAGGCTATCAATGGATGTACTGCGCCAGTTTATACGGATACCAATACTTATAAGCACTGCATCAGTTGTATGGAAAATTAAAGAGGCAGGCAGCTCGAAGTTTTATTAAATAGCCCCATATTTATAAATGGCCAACCACCGGTTTAAATAGTAGAGTGTAATAAAGTGTTTAAATTTTCCACATTTAGCGTGCCGTCGATAAGAAAAAAGTTAGGGAGCTGAACCTATTTCGTACGGGTGTTCTGTTATAAGGATTCTAAAAAGAAAAAGTTGGGGGAAGCTTTGATTCTAAAAAGGTTCGGATTACGGAAGGGATTTAAAAAGGGGCACTTCCCGCAGGGAAGATGCCCGCTACTTACTGCTGGAAATGAAGGATTATCAAAGCGAATTTTCAAGGGAGCTTTTACTCCCTCAATAAAGATCAACATAAACTGTAACGGCTCCAAGTACATTGAGTCCCTTATATATTGTGATTACTGCTTGTCCACGTGATATACCTCTGACATTTCCGTATTGATCAACATATGCAACACTTTGTTTATTTGTCCAATAACGAGTAGCTCCTGGTACAGCGATATTAATAGTTTCTCCCGATTTTATATATACAGTGCTTTTAAATTGGACATTGTTATTTTGTAATGAAGAAATAGGACTGTTTTTTACTTCAGTTGGTGAAGAGTTGATTTCTTTGGCTGAGGCAACGCCAGTTAATGACAATGTTAAAGCAGAGATCGATAATGCAGAAACAACACTTTTTTTCAATTTCATTTTAAACACTCCTTGTTTAGATTTAATACACTAATTAGATTCGGTTTTTGTAATAAAAAACCTTGTAAAAATATGTTAAATATTTATGAACGTTGTATTCTTGAAAATATTAGTTAGGCAGTGGGAGCCGAGAAGGGGAATGAGGGATGAAAAAAGCTTGTTCCCGGGGTACTTAATATTCTATGTGTCTCACCTTTTATTTATGTCATGGGTTATTGTTGGAAGAGAAGAACTTATATCAACGCGGAAGATCGGGATCATATGGTTTCGTTAGCAAGCTATCAATGCGCAAGTTTAAATGGATACCAACACTTACAATTCAAGGACTTAATCAGTTGTCTTGAAGGGATAAAGGTAGTTCGAAGCTTCATTACAAAACCTATACTTATAAATGGACGAAACACCGGATTAAATAGTGGAGAGTGCCGAGTTATTTTAAATCTTCCACCCCTATTAAAAATTTTTGTGTGCCTTCAGTAGGAAGGAAGTTAGGGATCGGAACCTATACCGTTCAGGTGTTCTGTTATAAGGTTTCTAAAAAGAAAACGTAGATCAGAAGCCTTAATTCTGTAAAGATTCGGATTACGGAAGGGATTTTAAAAAGGGGGGAGCTTCTTCGCTTCTGGATGAGAGGGAATAATATGAAGTCAATAAAATCAATTACTGTTTATTCAAATAAAAAGGGAGCTTTTGCTCCCTCAAAAATTTAATAAACTTTAACCGTAACGGCTCCAAGTACATTGAGTCCCTTATACATTGTGATTTTTGCTGTTCCACGTGATATTCCAGTGACATTTCCAGCTTGATCAACATCTGCAACATTTATATTGTCTGTCCAATAACGGGTAGCTCCTGGTACAGCGATATTAACAGTTTCTCCTACTCTTAATGGTATAGTTTTAGCTTGGACATTGATAATTTGTGATGGATTAATAGGACTTTTTTGTACTTCAGCTGGTGAAGAGTTGATTTCTTCGGCTGAGGCAACACTAGTTAATGACAATGCTAAAGCAGAAATCGACAATGCAGAAACAACACTTTTTTTCAATTTCATTTTAAAGCACTCCTTTAAGATTTTTGGTAGTACATTATAACAATTCAATATAAGTAATTATTTTCCTTGTAAATAAATGTTAATTGTTTGTGAACAAAAAGGAGGTTCTGAGAAGAGCTACAGAAAAAAACAATAAGTCCAAGACGGAGAGCCTGCGGACACTGATCTTTTGCACACGGATGTTGTGCAGCTGATTAGTGGCCGCTTTTTTATTGGCCAGAAGAGGAGACGCACCTTTCCCTTATCAAGTGTGTATCGAATGATGATGAAGGTCGTCAGCTTTTCAGGAGGAGCGGCTGGAGTTTGTGCAGGATTGCGCGCGATAGTCACGGGGGAACGCAAGCGGTGAGATCCCGTTTGCACATGAAGTCATTTTGACATGGCTCTTTAAATCTTTGCGTCCTCCTGGAGTTTTGCCGGGCCTTTTTTAAACGGGTGATGTAGACGGGGATAGGTAAGTTCATCATAAATGAATCTTCAAAGCGTGAAACATTCCCAGTTTCGCGCTTTTTTATGGAACAAGCCGAGTGTATATACGTTGCATAAACCTATAACCGTGAGAATTCAAAATCAATCATGCCAACGATTCCTCTCCTATTCCATTAATTTTAATTAGCCCAAACGCTAAATAAGCAAAAAAATAATCGCTCCAAAATCGTAAGGCGTGAGTTGTGGCAGAAGAATAAAGATCAGTGATTAAATGTGTCTTAAAATATCTCCAATATTCGCAAATTATAAGCATTTGTTGAAATTTTTGGGGAACAATAAGGATCTCACCGAGAAACACTTTATGAGGTAAAAAATATGAAACAAATGACTAAAAAGGTCTGCTTTCTATCCTCTTTTATGCTCTTCTTTTTAACCGGGTGCTGGAGCAGCCATGAGATTGAAGAGTACGGGCTTACGTTTGCTATGGGACTAGATAAAGGCCAAGAGACAGCCCTTGAAAAAAAGTTTAACAAAATGGGTGGGGAATATCCGAAAAAAGAACGGATGACCGTAACCTACCAATATGTAAGCCAGCAGCAAGCAGGGGCGAAGTCCGCAGGGGCAAGCACAAACCAAAAACCGTACGTCAACATTTTTGAAACGGGAGATTCCCTTCAACAAATCAATTCTGAAGTGGCGTTGAGGTTAGACAGAACAATATTCAACCCCCACTTAAAGGTAATCGTCATCGCCGCAGATCTCCTTCGTACATATTCACTAAAGGAACTGCTGGATCAACCTCTCAGGGATAATGAAATAAGACCGAGCACGGTTGTCCTTATTACAAGAGGTAGAGCGAGAGATACCTTAGAACTAAAAGAAACCGGTGAAATGCCGGCGTTTCGCTTGCGTAAAATCGTTCAAAACGACTTTAAGGCGAAAAAAATTCTGCCTCCTGTCACACTTGCCAAACTGATGGGGAAAATGAATGCAGGAACCAGTTTTTTACTGCAAAACGTCATCGGTGCTAAGGGTGAAGTCAAATACGCGGGAGCCGTAGCGGTCAATGGAAAAACAAACAAGCTGCTTGGTTTTTTGGATGAAGAAGATTTAGACGGGATGATGTGGATTAAGGGGGAGGGGATAGGCGGT is a window encoding:
- the cotE gene encoding outer spore coat protein CotE, which gives rise to MSEYREIITKAVVAKGRKFTQCTHTISPSQKPTSILGGWIINHKYDAEKIGKTVEIEGTYDINVWYSYADNTKTEVVTERVSYVDVIKLRYRDKNYLDDEHEVIAKVLQQPNCLEVTISPNGNKVVVQAEREFLSEVVGETKVVVEVNSDWTESDDEAWEEELDEELEDINPEFLVGDPEE
- the mutS gene encoding DNA mismatch repair protein MutS, which gives rise to MAGYTPMLQQYLKIKAEYQDAFLFFRLGDFYEMFFEDAKKASQELEITLTSRDGGSSERIPMCGVPYHSCSSYIEQLIKKGYKVAICEQVEDPKSAKGVVKREVVQLITPGTVMDGKGIHENENNFIASVSDFQHTYGLAFSDLTTGENLVTAIERFDDVVSEIYSVGAREIVVSRNLSEKEITILKERCGATISFEDELAGEMPDIVKDLPSQELAGTFLRLYTYLQRTQKRSLDHLQPVQSYELEEAMKIDLYSKRNLELTETIRSKHKKGSLLWLLDETKTAMGGRLLKQWIDRPLIRKGQIIERQEIVETLMNHLFEREDLRERLKEVYDLERLAGRVAYGNVNARDLIQLKESLKQVPAIKELVASLQHPKAKERAERIDPCGDLLELLEDALYENPPLSLKEGNLIKDGYNAKLDEYRDASKNGKDWIARLEQQEREYTGIRSLKVGFNKVFGYYIEVTKANIHLLEEGRYERKQTLTNAERYITPELKEKEALILEAENNISELEYELFSELRDQVKAYIPRLQQLAKMMSELDVLQCFATISENRHYIKPEFSKDTVEVEDGRHPVVEKVMDSQSYVPNSCEMGSGRQMLLITGPNMSGKSTYMRQMALISILAQIGCFVPAKKAVLPIFDQIFTRIGAADDLISGQSTFMVEMLEAKNAIVHATKNSLILFDEIGRGTSTYDGMALAQAIIEYVHDHIGAKTLFSTHYHELTALEDKLSDLKNVHVRAEEYEGKVVFLHQIKEGAADKSYGIHVAQLAELPDDLISRAKTILQELEAGSTEPAVSTVPEAVKEPAAQIQTTPAEEPAQLSFFETEKPKDKQAKLSKKEQGVLEELKAINLLDMTPLEVMNELYLLQKKLK
- the mutL gene encoding DNA mismatch repair endonuclease MutL produces the protein MAKIVQLPDDLSNKIAAGEVVERPASVVKELVENAIDANSSVIEVDVEEAGLSSIKVLDDGEGMDAEDCKTAFLRHATSKIKDENDLFRVRTLGFRGEALPSIASVSHLTIKTSTGEEAGTQLTLQGGRIISEQKSSSRRGTEITVSNLFFNTPARLKYMKTIHTELGNITDVVNRIALAHPEVSIRLRHQGKTLLQTNGNGDVRHVLAAIYGTAVARKMLPLHASSLDFEVKGYIALPEVTRASRNYMSSVVNGRYIKNFPLVKAIHEGYHTLLPIGRHPITFLEINMDPLLVDVNVHPSKLEVRLSKETELHELIRDAIKDVFKQQQLIPSAEIPKKTAPPPVKPEQQILNFDSPPEPKAVPETAPAASPSFSAMKLSSLVKEAPLPPEEEDSFPQQETPPEPPVVEDLPDESFEAPPEHIPERKEETPAPKERVPIMYPIGQMHGTYILAQNENGLYIIDQHAAQERIKYEYFREKVGEIEPEVQDMLVPLTFHYSRNEAMIIDDHLEDLAKVGVFLESFGAGSYIVRSHPTWFPKGEEAMIIEDIIQQVLDDRNIDIKKLREEAAIMMSCKGSIKANHHLRDDEITALLDELRRTEDPFTCPHGRPIIIHYSTYEMEKMFKRVM
- a CDS encoding Ig-like domain-containing protein yields the protein MKLKKSVVSALSISALTLSLTGVASAKEINSSPTEVKNSPISSLQNNNVQFKSTVYIKSGETINIAVPGATRYWTNKQSVAYVDQYGNVRGISRGQAVITIYKGLNVLGAVTVYVDLY
- a CDS encoding Ig-like domain-containing protein — encoded protein: MKLKKSVVSALSISALALSLTSVASAEEINSSPAEVQKSPINPSQIINVQAKTIPLRVGETVNIAVPGATRYWTDNINVADVDQAGNVTGISRGTAKITMYKGLNVLGAVTVKVY
- a CDS encoding Ger(x)C family spore germination protein, coding for MKQMTKKVCFLSSFMLFFLTGCWSSHEIEEYGLTFAMGLDKGQETALEKKFNKMGGEYPKKERMTVTYQYVSQQQAGAKSAGASTNQKPYVNIFETGDSLQQINSEVALRLDRTIFNPHLKVIVIAADLLRTYSLKELLDQPLRDNEIRPSTVVLITRGRARDTLELKETGEMPAFRLRKIVQNDFKAKKILPPVTLAKLMGKMNAGTSFLLQNVIGAKGEVKYAGAVAVNGKTNKLLGFLDEEDLDGMMWIKGEGIGGAVKSHDPKTKKLITFSVDNIKTEIEPIVKRGRLSFQVYIQSEGHLAENWNYFTKQIDQKFIERVEGSTAQTVKHLVKKITEKMQKEYKADLAGFGNEVRIEYPLLWNKLKNNWDQVFTEIPIAYHVNVTVKKHGTLNR